In Kogia breviceps isolate mKogBre1 chromosome 19, mKogBre1 haplotype 1, whole genome shotgun sequence, a single genomic region encodes these proteins:
- the USP22 gene encoding ubiquitin carboxyl-terminal hydrolase 22 isoform X1 has translation MDAELVVTPPGCAHLGSFKVDNWKQNLRAIYQCFVWSGSAEARKRKAKSCVCHVCGVHLNRLHSCLHCVFFGCFTKKHIHEHAKSKRHNLAIELMYGGIYCFLCQDYIYDKDIEIIAKEEQRKAWKMQGVGEKFSTWEPTKRELELLKHNPKRRKITSNCTIGLRGLINLGNTCFMNCIVQALTHTPLLRDFFLSDRHRCEMQSPGSCLVCEMSSLFQEFYSGHRSPHIPYKLLHLVWTHARHLAGYEQQDAHEFLIAALDVLHRHCKGDDNGKKASNPNHCNCIIDQIFTGGLQSDVTCQACHGVSTTIDPFWDISLDLPGSSTPFWPLSPGSEGSVVNGESHASGTTTLTDCLRRFTRPEHLGSSAKIKCSGCHSYQESTKQLTMKKLPIVACFHLKRFEHSAKLRRKITTYVSFPLELDMTPFMASSKESRMNGQYQQPADGLGNDNKYSLFAVVNHQGTLESGHYTSFIRQHKDQWFKCDDAIITKASIADVLDSEGYLLFYHKQFLEYE, from the exons GCGAAGTCGTGCGTGTGTCACGTGTGCGGCGTCCACCTGAACCGGCTGCACTCGTGCCTCCACTGCGTCTTCTTTGGCTGTTTCACGAAGAAGCACATTCACGAGCACGCCAAGTCGAAAAGGCACAACCTGG ccATAGAGCTTATGTATGGAGGTATCTACTGCTTTTTGTGTCAGGACTACATTTATGACAAAGACATAGAAATCATTGCCAAAGAGGAACAGCGGAAAGCTTGGAAAATGCAAG GCGTCGGGGAGAAGTTTTCAACGTGGGAGCCCACCAAACGGGAGCTCGAGCTGCTGAAACACAACCCCAAGCGACGGAAGATCACGTCCAACTGCACCATAG GTCTCCGCGGCCTCATCAACCTCGGGAACACGTGCTTCATGAACTGCATCGTGCAGGCGCTGACACACACGCCGCTGCTGCGCGACTTCTTCCTGTCTGACCGCCACCGCTGCGAGATGCAGAGCCCTGGCTCCTGCCTGGTCTGCGAGATGTCCTCCCTCTTCCAGGAG TTCTACTCGGGGCACCGGTCCCCCCACATCCCGTACAAGCTGCTGCACCTGGTGTGGACGCACGCCCGGCACCTGGCGGGCTACGAGCAGCAGGACGCACACGAGTTCCTCATCGCGGCCCTGGACGTCCTGCACCGGCACTGCAAAG GTGACGATAACGGGAAGAAGGCCAGCAACCCTAACCACTGCAACTGCATCATAGACCAGATCTTCACGGGGGGGCTGCAGTCGGACGTCACCTGCCAAGCGTGCCA TGGGGTCTCCACCACCATCGACCCCTTCTGGGACATCAGCCTGGACCTGCCCGGCTCTTCCACACCCTTCTGGCCACTGAGCCCTGGGAGCGAGGGCAGCGTGGTGAACGGAGAGAGCCACGCGTCGGGAACCACGACCCTCACGGACTGCCTGCGGAG ATTTACCAGACCAGAGCACTTAGGAAGCAGCGCCAAGATCAAGTGTAGCGGTTGCCACAGCTACCAGGAGTCCACAAAGCAGCTCACCATGAAGAAGCTGCCCATCGTGGCCTGTTTCCACCTCAAA CGGTTCGAACACTCGGCCAAACTCCGGCGCAAGATCACCACCTACGTGTCCTTCCCCCTGGAGCTGGACATGACCCCCTTCATGGCCTCCAG CAAAGAGAGCAGGATGAACGGGCAGTACCAGCAGCCGGCGGACGGTCTCGGCAACGACAACAA GTACTCCTTGTTTGCGGTGGTCAACCACCAGGGGACCCTGGAGAGTGGCCACTACACCAGCTTCATCCGGCAGCACAAGGATCAGTGGTTCAAGTGCGACGACGCCATCATCACCAAGGCTAGCATTGCAGACGTGCTGGACAGCGAGGG GTACCTGCTGTTCTACCACAAACAGTTCCTGGAGTACGAGTAG
- the USP22 gene encoding ubiquitin carboxyl-terminal hydrolase 22 isoform X2, producing the protein MYGGIYCFLCQDYIYDKDIEIIAKEEQRKAWKMQGVGEKFSTWEPTKRELELLKHNPKRRKITSNCTIGLRGLINLGNTCFMNCIVQALTHTPLLRDFFLSDRHRCEMQSPGSCLVCEMSSLFQEFYSGHRSPHIPYKLLHLVWTHARHLAGYEQQDAHEFLIAALDVLHRHCKGDDNGKKASNPNHCNCIIDQIFTGGLQSDVTCQACHGVSTTIDPFWDISLDLPGSSTPFWPLSPGSEGSVVNGESHASGTTTLTDCLRRFTRPEHLGSSAKIKCSGCHSYQESTKQLTMKKLPIVACFHLKRFEHSAKLRRKITTYVSFPLELDMTPFMASSKESRMNGQYQQPADGLGNDNKYSLFAVVNHQGTLESGHYTSFIRQHKDQWFKCDDAIITKASIADVLDSEGYLLFYHKQFLEYE; encoded by the exons ATGTATGGAGGTATCTACTGCTTTTTGTGTCAGGACTACATTTATGACAAAGACATAGAAATCATTGCCAAAGAGGAACAGCGGAAAGCTTGGAAAATGCAAG GCGTCGGGGAGAAGTTTTCAACGTGGGAGCCCACCAAACGGGAGCTCGAGCTGCTGAAACACAACCCCAAGCGACGGAAGATCACGTCCAACTGCACCATAG GTCTCCGCGGCCTCATCAACCTCGGGAACACGTGCTTCATGAACTGCATCGTGCAGGCGCTGACACACACGCCGCTGCTGCGCGACTTCTTCCTGTCTGACCGCCACCGCTGCGAGATGCAGAGCCCTGGCTCCTGCCTGGTCTGCGAGATGTCCTCCCTCTTCCAGGAG TTCTACTCGGGGCACCGGTCCCCCCACATCCCGTACAAGCTGCTGCACCTGGTGTGGACGCACGCCCGGCACCTGGCGGGCTACGAGCAGCAGGACGCACACGAGTTCCTCATCGCGGCCCTGGACGTCCTGCACCGGCACTGCAAAG GTGACGATAACGGGAAGAAGGCCAGCAACCCTAACCACTGCAACTGCATCATAGACCAGATCTTCACGGGGGGGCTGCAGTCGGACGTCACCTGCCAAGCGTGCCA TGGGGTCTCCACCACCATCGACCCCTTCTGGGACATCAGCCTGGACCTGCCCGGCTCTTCCACACCCTTCTGGCCACTGAGCCCTGGGAGCGAGGGCAGCGTGGTGAACGGAGAGAGCCACGCGTCGGGAACCACGACCCTCACGGACTGCCTGCGGAG ATTTACCAGACCAGAGCACTTAGGAAGCAGCGCCAAGATCAAGTGTAGCGGTTGCCACAGCTACCAGGAGTCCACAAAGCAGCTCACCATGAAGAAGCTGCCCATCGTGGCCTGTTTCCACCTCAAA CGGTTCGAACACTCGGCCAAACTCCGGCGCAAGATCACCACCTACGTGTCCTTCCCCCTGGAGCTGGACATGACCCCCTTCATGGCCTCCAG CAAAGAGAGCAGGATGAACGGGCAGTACCAGCAGCCGGCGGACGGTCTCGGCAACGACAACAA GTACTCCTTGTTTGCGGTGGTCAACCACCAGGGGACCCTGGAGAGTGGCCACTACACCAGCTTCATCCGGCAGCACAAGGATCAGTGGTTCAAGTGCGACGACGCCATCATCACCAAGGCTAGCATTGCAGACGTGCTGGACAGCGAGGG GTACCTGCTGTTCTACCACAAACAGTTCCTGGAGTACGAGTAG